A genome region from Mercenaria mercenaria strain notata chromosome 11, MADL_Memer_1, whole genome shotgun sequence includes the following:
- the LOC123532065 gene encoding uncharacterized protein LOC123532065 → MELKQTSGHVSHPPDSERDKETFNYVNLADSRNSAHYSNLLHAGSHDDRQSTCTITNGGHYEDIVLNEAASKVRGESESDDKHISDNEKVNSVSCNIKSIKLVTCVQLFLTLSSVGISIFALTFVVTEEQKAEPGVWYSWEPWEACTVTCDVGMQRRYRRCSNSVDGYAISLCIGANNEYRLCLHEPCSNGSWSVLGAWSNCSVSCGGGLRSRSRNCKIQRSVLFGQYCEGDKTQVEICGRRACKDGGWSVWGSWDSCSVTCGGGFHSRSRTCSNPSPSFLGRYCNGDSLQVQPCSREKCKEESVAFNANKTSVLDSSLLRTIVFTQILLNDGGAYNNATGIFTAPTTGIYQFNGHVCGNSGKDMLYKLIVEGQTLISGGYKVSSNDTDRKCTSFGAAVHVRQDEKVQIEATNLFQNVNNSNTFSGALILRL, encoded by the exons atggAGTTAAAGCAGACAAGTGGACATGTTTCGCATCCACCAGATTCAGAACGCGACAAGGAGACCTTCAATTACGTAAATTTAGCCGATAGTAGAAATAGTGCACACTACAGCAACTTACTGCACGCTGGATCACATGATGACAGACAAAGCACGTGTACTATCACCAACGGGGGACATTATGAAGATATAGTGTTAAATGAAGCAGCGTCTAAAGTCAGAGGTGAAAGTGAGAGTGATGATAAGCACATCAGTGATAATGAAAAAGTGAACAGTGTTTCTtgtaatataaaaagtataaaacttGTTACGTGTGTGCAACTTTTTCTGACACTCAGTTCTGTCGGGATCAGCATTTTCGCTTTAACATTTGTTGTTACAGAAGAACAAAAAG CTGAACCCGGTGTATGGTACAGCTGGGAACCATGGGAGGCATGCACAGTTACCTGTGACGTAGGAATGCAACGTCGGTATCGCAGATGTTCAAATTCAGTTGACGGATATGCCATAAGCCTATGCATTGGTGCAAACAACGAATACAGATTATGTTTACATGAACCATGCTCTA ATGGAAGTTGGTCGGTTTTGGGAGCCTGGAGTAACTGTAGTGTTTCTTGCGGCGGCGGACTTCGGTCAAGGTCAAGAAATTGCAAGATTCAAAGATCTGTTCTTTTCGGCCAGTACTGCGAAGGCGATAAGACACAAGTAGAAATATGTGGCCGCAGAGCATGCAAAG ATGGTGGTTGGTCTGTGTGGGGATCCTGGGACAGCTGTAGCGTGACATGTGGTGGTGGATTCCATTCTAGATCAAGAACATGTTCAAATCCAAGTCCTTCATTTCTAGGGCGATACTGCAATGGCGATTCGTTGCAAGTACAACCATGCAGTAGGGAAAAATGTAAAG AAGAATCGGTCGCATTTAATGCAAACAAAACTTCAGTTTTGGATAGCAGTTTGTTAAGAACAATAGTATTCACTCAGATATTGCTGAACGACGGCGGGGCATATAACAATGCCACCGGCATATTTACGGCGCCGACGACTGGAATATATCAGTTCAATGGTCATGTTTGTGGGAACAGTGGGAAGGACATGTTGTATAAGCTTATAGTTGAAGGACAGACTTTGATAAGTGGAGGATATAAGGTATCTTCAAATGACACAGACCGGAAGTGCACATCATTTGGTGCTGCTGTTCACGTGCGACAAGATGAAAAAGTCCAAATAGAAGcgacaaatttatttcaaaatgtaaataactCCAATACCTTTTCCGGTGCTCTTATTCTTAGACTGTAG